The DNA region CCCAGCGCCTCCCGCAGCCGCGCACTGAGCGGCACGATCCGAGCCTTGTCACCCTTACCGTGCGCGACGAGCAGTCGCCGCCGCCCCAGGTCCACGTGCGCCCACTCGACCGCCAGCGCCTCCGCGATCCGCAGCCCGGCGTGCGTGAGCAGCAGCAGCAGCACCTGCTCCTGCACGTCTGCCTCCGCCAGCATCGCCTGCACGAAGTCCGCCCGGTACGGTGGGTTCTTCACCACGCCCTTCGTGCGGTCCTTCGGGCGTTTCACGTCCGCGAACGGATCGGCGTCGGTCGCGCCGGCCCAGCGCAGCGCCCGGTACAGCGCGCCCGCCGCTGCCACCCGCGCCTGCACCGTCGCCGGTTTCAGGCCCGAGGCGGTCAGGGACGCCACGAACAGCGACGGTTCACGCCGCCCGGGATGCAGCAGATTCCAGGCGTTCGTGCCCGCGTGCTCGACCAGCACCTGCACGCCCTTACGGTAGGCGCGCAGCGTGTGCGGGCTGAGTTTCACGCCGGCGCTGGTGTCGCTGCTGAGGTACGCGAGCGTGAGTGCCCACAGGTCCTCGAAGGCCTTGTCGCGCGCGGCGGTGATGGCGCGGACACGCAGGGCCTCGTCGGTCAGGCCGGCGAGGGCGCGGGCCTGGGTGAGGCGGTCGCCGGTGTACGCCTGGATGTTCTGGGTCATGTGCGCCGATGATAACATGCATTATCAACGGATGCCGATCTGAGGATCAAAGCCGCAGTGCCTGCGCCCCCAGCCGGGTATTCAACTCGGGCGGTCGTTCCGGCGACGGTCCTGCCGGACCCCGTACGCCACCATCAGCGCCGCCAGCGCCAGCGCGGGCCAGTCTCCCAGGCGCATGTAGACGGTGGTGCCGGTCAGGAGTTTCGGGCGGACGTCGAGTGCCTGGAGTTCCTGGCCGCTGTCCACGGTCTGCGCGGGTTGCCCGAGGTCGTTCACGGTCCCGGCGACGCCGAGGTTCACGCTGCGCACCACCCAGCGGCGCGTTTCGATGGCGCGGACGCGGCCCATGTTGAAGTGCTGCTGCACGCCCCATCCCTGGTACCAGCCGTCGTTGCTGGGGTTCACGAGCACCTGCGCACCCTGGTTTGCCAGCGCACGGGCGACCCAGGGGAACACGCTGTCGTAGCAGATGTACGCGCCGTACAGCACGCCGTTCAGGGTGAGCGGCGTGGGCCTGGGGTTGGGGGTCATGCGGGCCAGCGTGAAGCCGAGCGAGGTTTCGATAAGGCGGTAGACGGGGTCGAGGATGGGCCGGAACGGGAATTCCTCGCCGAACGGGACGAGGCGGGCCTTGGCGTTCACGCTCTGGACGGTGCCGGCGGCGTCCAGGCTGGTGACCGTGTTGATTTCCTGGTAGGTGGCGGGTTGCCGGATGGGGTCCGGGCCGGGCGGGGTGAGTTGCTCGTACCCGCCGACGCCGCTGATGCCGGGGCCGGGGAACGCGGGGATGGTCTGGCCGGGGGTGGGCCGGGTGCCGCGTGAGCTGATGGCACCCTCGCTCCAGACGATGACGCTGCCGGGTGGGCGGTTCAGGCTGGCGGCGGTCTGCGCGGCCAACTGCTTCTGGGAGGTCAGGTCGCCGCTGGCACGTTCGAACGCGTCGAAGGTGACGCGCAGGACGCGCATGGGTTGTTCGGGGCCGTCGCCGGGCGTGCGGGTGACGCCGTAGCCGAGCGCGGCGGCCCAGGCGACGGCGGCCAGGACGGCCGGGGCGAGGGGGCGTCTCCCCTGCTCCTGCCGGTTCAGTGAGTGTCGGTTGGTCCAGGCGTGGGCGAGACTGGCGGCGGTGAACGTGACGAGTACGCTGCCGAGCAGCACGCCGCCCAGGTCCGCGATCTGAATGGCGGGCGTGGGCAGCAGCGTGTATCCCAGGGTGGGCCACGGGAATGCGAGCGGCCCGAGGAAACGCAGCCATTCCAGGATGACCCACCCGCCGGCGAGGGCCCAGATGCGGCCGGTGGGCGTGCGGGTCAGGGTCACGGCGATGGTGGCCATGCCGGCCAGGAACGCGGCTTCCAGCGCGTAGAGGACGGTGACCAGCGGCGCCGCCCCGAGCAGATGGTGCAGGAACGCGCCGAGCCACCACAGGTGCAGTGCGAAGTACCCGAACCCGGCCCAGAACAGGCGGGCCGTCACAGCCCGGCGGGTGGGTGCGGCGGCGGCGTGCGCGAGGATGGCGGCCAGCGGCAGGGCGGACAGGAAACTCCACGGGAGTGGCAGGCCGCACGCGGCGAGGGTCAGTCCGAGCAGGGCGGCTATGGCGGGGGCGGGCATCCGGCCCATGATAGGGGGGTTGCGGGTACGGCGGGCGGGGTTTTGCTCTAGGATGGTGGGACCTTGCGACTGGCCTTCATCAGCGATCTTCATGGGAACGTTCACGCCTTGACTGCGGTCAAGCGTTTTCTGTCGGAACACATCGTCAATCAGGTGATCGTGGTGGGCGACCTCGTCGGGTACGGCGCGAGTCCGGGTCCGGTCATCGATTTCGTGAAACGCGAGGGCTGGGTGACGGGCCTGGGATCCAGTGACATGCGCGTGGCGATGGAACTCGGGGACCGCGCCGACCGCAAGGGCGTGGCGGATCAGGTGCTGGGCTGGACGAAGAAGATGTTGACGCCCGAGCAGGTGGATTTCCTGCGTCGCCTGCCGCCGGGCGGGCGGATCGTCACGCCGATCGGGCGGGTGAGGTACTTCCACGGCAGTCCGCACGATCCGGAGGCGCGGCTGGACCTGATGGCGCAGGAACGGGAACTCGAGGCGCTGGCCGAGACGCTGGGCGCGCGGGTGGTCGTGGTGGGCGGGTCGCACGTGCCGTTCGTGCGGGTGGTCGGCGAGACGACGTTCGTGGATCCCGGCAGCGTGGGCCTGACCCTGAACCACGAGCCGGGCGCGGACGTGGCGATCGTGGACTGCGTGGGCCGGAAGCCGAAGGTGTCGCTGCACAAGGTCACGTACGACTTCGCGTCCTCTGCGTTTGACATCATGGCGTGGAACCTGCCGCCCGTGATCGCGGACGTGATCCGGACCGGCCGCATGGGCTGAAGCGGGCGTCCGGATGGACGGAAGGCGGGGAACCCCATATGAGGTTCCCCGCCTTCCTGCTGCCGTGTGCCGTCGTGCTCGGTGCGTTCAGGCGGGAACGGGTTCCAGTGCCTCGTTGAAGCGTTCGGTCAGGCCCTGCACGCCGAGCAGGTCTTCCAGGGCGTTCATCAGGGCGCGGTAGGGGGCGGGGCGGGCCGTTTCGCCCATCAGGCCCAGTCGCCAGATCAGTCCGGCGGTCGCCCCGAGGCCACCCGTGACGCTGATCTGCCGCTGGCGCAGCGCGTGGCGGACGCCCGCGTCGTCGAAGCCGTCCGGGAGGCGCAGCGCGAGGACGGTGGGCAGGCGGTCTTCGGGGCGTTGCACGTACGGCGTGAAGCCCAGCGGGGCCAGCGCCGTCTGGATGGCCTGCCCGACGTGTTGCACGCGGGCCTTGCGGTTCAGCATGCCCTCGTCCAGTGCGGCGCGCAGGGCGGCGTGCAGGGCGTAGTGCAGGTTCACGGGGACGGTGTGGTGGTAGGTGTGGCGTTCCCAGTAGTCACGCAGGCCCTCGAAATCGCAGTACCACAGGGGGGTGGGGGTGCGGCGGGCGTGGTAGCGGGCCATGGCGCGGTCGCTGATGGCGACGGGGGCCAGGCCGGGGGGGGCGCTGAGGCACTTCTGCGCGCCGGTGTAGGCATAGTCCACGCCCCACTCGGCCATGTGGAAGGGTTCCATCCCGGCGGTGGTGACGGCGTCCACGGTCAGCAGGGCGCCGTGCTGCCGGGCAATCTGCGCGATCTGCGGGACGGGGTTCAGGACGCCGGTGCTGGTCTCGCCGTGGACGACGGCGACCATCTGCACGCCGTTCATCTGCGCGGCCACGTCGTCGGGGTTGATGGCCTCGCCGAGCGGGGCGGTGACGAGGCGGACGTTGGCGCCGTAGCGGGCGGCCATGTCGGCCATGCGCCGCCCGAACGAGCCGTTGGCGCACACCAGGACCTCGTCGCCGCTCTCGACGAGGTTGGCGAAGCCGGCTTCCATGCCGAGGCTGCCGGTTCCGGCGAGCAGGGCGGTGAAGGTGGTGTCGGTCGTGCCGTACATGGCGCGCAGGTCCGCCTGGATTTCGGTGTTCAGTGCGAAGATTTCGGGGTCCATGTGGCCGAGCATGGGTCGCATGAGGGCCTGCTGGGCGCGGGGGTGGATGGGGGTGGGGCCGGGCGTCAGCAGGACGTGCTCGGTGTAGGGGTCCTCGAACATGCGCTCAGCCTAGCGCAGGACCACGGGTTTAGCAATCCTGTTGCGCCTACCTGCCACGGACGAGGCTAGACACGCTAATTATTGCTCGTATTTTCAGACTGGGCACTTTGATTGCGCGGAATCGCCCGAAGCCTTGGTTTCCGTTCAGGCTCCCCCCTGCCTGCCGCAAGGCCCAGCGTTCACGCCGGCCCCGCACACCGTCACGTTCTTCCGCCCCTCAGGGCCTAGCATGTCCGGCATGACCAGTCAGCCCCCGCTGCGCGCCGTTCTGTTCGACCGGGACGACACCATCGCCTACACCGACCCCGGCGTGTACCGCGAGGCCGCCCTGTGGGCCGCCCAGACCTTCGGCCTCGACCCGCGCGAGGTCGGCGCGGGCATGCAGGCCCAGTGGCAGGAACGGGCCTTCACGTGGTGGCACCTGCGCACCCAGGCGCAGGAGGACGCCTTCTGGCAGGAGTACAGCCTCGAACTGGCCGACCGGCTGAACCTCACGCACGCCCAGGCCGCGCAACTCTCGGACCGCTACCCGTACGAGGCGTTCATGAAACCCGTCCCGGCCGCCCGCGCCGTCCTGACCGAACTGCGCGGCCGCGGCCTGCGCCTGGGCGTGCTGAGCAACACCCTGCCCAGCATCGACCGCACCCTGGCATTCCTGGGCCTGCACGACCTGATCGACGTGGCCGTCGCCACCTGCACGGTCGGCATTCACAAACCCGAACCCGGCGCGTACCGGCACGCCCTCGGCGCCCTGGGCCTGGACGCCCCCGAGGTCCTGTTCATCGACGACAAGCAGGAGAACGTGGACGCCGCCCTCGCCCTGGGCATGCACGCCGCGCTGATCGACCTGAGCGGCGAAACCCCGGACGCCCTGCACGACCTCGGCGACGTGCTCGGACTGGTGGACCGCCTCGGCGTCGCCTCTCCGGCCGGGGTCCCGTGACAGTGACAGGCAGGCACCTGCTGATCGACGGGCACCTGGATCTCGCCATGAACGCCCTGGACGGCCGCGACCTCACCCTCCCCCTGGACGCCCTGCGCGCCGCCGACCCCGTGCCGGACCAGACGGCCAACGTGACCCTGCCGGAACTGAGGGACGCGCAGGTCCGCGTGTGCTTCGGCACGCTGTTCGCCCTGCCCCGCAGCCCTGACACGCCCGGCGGGTACACCGACCACGCGGGCGCCCGCGCGCAGGCCCTGGCGCAACTGGACGAGTACCACCGCCTGCAGGACGCCGGGCACCTGACGCTGCTCACCTCGGCCGCCGGGGTGACGGCACACCTCGACTCCCCGGACGCGCCGCTGGGCGTGGTCCTGCTGATGGAAGGCGCCGACCCCATCCGCGACGCCGCCGACCTGCCCTTCTGGGTCGAGCGGGGCGTGCGCGTCATCGGCCCGGCCTGGGGCCGCACCCGCTACGCCGGAGGCACCGACGCGCCCGGACCACTCACGCCCGCCGGAGTGGACCTCGTGACCGCCATGCGGGACCTGAACGTCACGCTGGACGCCTCGCACCTCGACGATCACGCCTTCTGGGACGCCACGCAGATCGGGCCGCGACTGATCGCCACGCACGCCAACAGCCGCGCCGTGGTGCCCGGCAACCGCCACCTGACCGACGACATGGCCCGCGCCATCGCCGCAGCGGACGGCGTGATCGGACTGGTCCTCCTGAACCGCTTCATCCGCCCACTCCCGGAAGGCAGCCTGGACCGCGTGCCCCTGACCGCGCTGGCCGACCACGCCCGCCACTACGCCGACCTGATCGGCTGGGACCGCGTGGCCCTCGGCACCGACCTGGACGGAGGCTTCGGCGCCGAGAAGACCCCCGCCGGTATCGACCGCTACGCGCACGTGCCCCGGGTGCTGGACGAACTGCCCGCCGGGGTCCGTCAGGGCGTGGCGTGGGAGAACTGGGCGCGCTGGCTCACCACGCACCTGTAGGCACTGGCCTGCACCACCTGCGCCCCTGTGGGCGTGTTGGGGGCTTAGGCTGTGGGGCGTGAGTCCCACTGATGTCGTTCTGGATGCGCGTGTGCACGCGTTCGATCCGGCCATGCGCGTGGCCGAGGAGGCCCTGCGGGGCCAGCTGGAGGGAGCCGGGTGGCGGTTCGTGCAGCCGGTGGCGGCCGTGACGGGCCGCTCGCGCCTGAGCCTGCGCGCGGCTCCCGACGCCGATTCGGCGCAGGTGAGCGAGGCCCTGCCGGGCGAGCTGCTGGAGTTGCTGTGGGAGGACGGGACCGGCTGGGCGCGCGTGCGGACCGTACATGACGGCTACCTGGGTTGGGCGCGGGCGGACGGATTACTGCCGCGCGGGCCGTCCGGCAATGGCGAGTTGACGGTCACGGCGCTGCGGGCACATGCTTTCGCGGGGCCGCGCATCAGCCGGCCGGTCCTGACGGAACTGGCGCTGGGGGCGCGTCTCACGCGGGCGTTCGGGGAGGTCGTCGAGGAGGAGCACCGCCGCTGGGTGCCGGTGTTGCTGCCGGATGGGCAGGACGCCTGGGTGCAGGAGGTGGCCCTGAGCGCCCGGCCGGACGTGGACGTGGCCGAACTGGCGCTGCGGTTCGTGGAGACGCCGTACCTGTGGGGCGGCCGCAGTGCATGGGGGCTGGACTGCTCGGGCCTGACGCAACTCGTGTACGGCGCGTTCGGGCGGGCCCTGCCGCGTGACGCGGACCAGCAGCAGGCGGCCCTGACGCCCGTGCAGACGGCGCGGCGCGGCGATCTGGTGTTCTTCCCCGGTCACGTTGGCCTGATGCTGGACGACCGTACGCTGGTCCACGCGAACGCCACGCACATGCGCGTGACCGTCGAGACGCTCGGCGAGGGCGAGTACGGCACGCGGCTCCAGGCGGACCTGAGCGGTTTCGGGCGGTGGACGCAGTGACCTCCGCCCACCTGACCGCCCCCACCCTGACCTGGGAGACGCTGGACCTGCACACGGCGCAGCCGTTCGGGATTGCCCGCTGGACGCACAGCACGTACCCGCGCACCTTCGTCACGCTGACGCACGCGGGCCTGACCGGGCAGGGCGAGGCCGCCCCGAACGCCTTCTACGGCGAGACGCGCGGCACGGTCGAGGCCGTCCTGCCGCTCCTCGCGGACGCCCTGACCGACCCGTGGGACTGGGACGGTCTGCACGCCCGACTGTCCGCGCGGATGCCGCACGACCACCCCAGCGTGAAGTGCGCGCTGGAGATGGCGGCCGTCGAGTGGTGCGCGCAGGCGGCGGGCGTCCCGGTCTGGCGGCTGCTGGGCCTGAGCCCCGCGCCGCTGCCCGAGAGCAGTTACACGGTCAGCATCGCCGATACCGCTGCCATGCGCGAGCAGGCGCGGGACGCCGTGGCACGCGGGCACGGCGTCCTGAAGGTCAAGCTCGGCACGGACCGCGACGAGGCGATCCTCGAGGCGCTGCGCGAGGAAGCGCCGCACGTCGCGCTGCGCGTGGACGCGAACGCCGCCTGGACGCGCACGCAGG from Deinococcus depolymerans includes:
- a CDS encoding tyrosine-type recombinase/integrase; the protein is MTQNIQAYTGDRLTQARALAGLTDEALRVRAITAARDKAFEDLWALTLAYLSSDTSAGVKLSPHTLRAYRKGVQVLVEHAGTNAWNLLHPGRREPSLFVASLTASGLKPATVQARVAAAGALYRALRWAGATDADPFADVKRPKDRTKGVVKNPPYRADFVQAMLAEADVQEQVLLLLLTHAGLRIAEALAVEWAHVDLGRRRLLVAHGKGDKARIVPLSARLREALGALQAERVVAPESGRVLSFRAYSTAYERLQRLALRCGMVQEFRGFHAGRKYAGTQLYAAVKDFTRVAGFLGHEQVDTTRRYVELPEDDLDDVVEGFR
- the lnt gene encoding apolipoprotein N-acyltransferase, whose product is MPAPAIAALLGLTLAACGLPLPWSFLSALPLAAILAHAAAAPTRRAVTARLFWAGFGYFALHLWWLGAFLHHLLGAAPLVTVLYALEAAFLAGMATIAVTLTRTPTGRIWALAGGWVILEWLRFLGPLAFPWPTLGYTLLPTPAIQIADLGGVLLGSVLVTFTAASLAHAWTNRHSLNRQEQGRRPLAPAVLAAVAWAAALGYGVTRTPGDGPEQPMRVLRVTFDAFERASGDLTSQKQLAAQTAASLNRPPGSVIVWSEGAISSRGTRPTPGQTIPAFPGPGISGVGGYEQLTPPGPDPIRQPATYQEINTVTSLDAAGTVQSVNAKARLVPFGEEFPFRPILDPVYRLIETSLGFTLARMTPNPRPTPLTLNGVLYGAYICYDSVFPWVARALANQGAQVLVNPSNDGWYQGWGVQQHFNMGRVRAIETRRWVVRSVNLGVAGTVNDLGQPAQTVDSGQELQALDVRPKLLTGTTVYMRLGDWPALALAALMVAYGVRQDRRRNDRPS
- a CDS encoding metallophosphoesterase family protein — its product is MRLAFISDLHGNVHALTAVKRFLSEHIVNQVIVVGDLVGYGASPGPVIDFVKREGWVTGLGSSDMRVAMELGDRADRKGVADQVLGWTKKMLTPEQVDFLRRLPPGGRIVTPIGRVRYFHGSPHDPEARLDLMAQERELEALAETLGARVVVVGGSHVPFVRVVGETTFVDPGSVGLTLNHEPGADVAIVDCVGRKPKVSLHKVTYDFASSAFDIMAWNLPPVIADVIRTGRMG
- a CDS encoding alanine--glyoxylate aminotransferase family protein; translation: MFEDPYTEHVLLTPGPTPIHPRAQQALMRPMLGHMDPEIFALNTEIQADLRAMYGTTDTTFTALLAGTGSLGMEAGFANLVESGDEVLVCANGSFGRRMADMAARYGANVRLVTAPLGEAINPDDVAAQMNGVQMVAVVHGETSTGVLNPVPQIAQIARQHGALLTVDAVTTAGMEPFHMAEWGVDYAYTGAQKCLSAPPGLAPVAISDRAMARYHARRTPTPLWYCDFEGLRDYWERHTYHHTVPVNLHYALHAALRAALDEGMLNRKARVQHVGQAIQTALAPLGFTPYVQRPEDRLPTVLALRLPDGFDDAGVRHALRQRQISVTGGLGATAGLIWRLGLMGETARPAPYRALMNALEDLLGVQGLTERFNEALEPVPA
- a CDS encoding HAD family phosphatase, whose product is MTSQPPLRAVLFDRDDTIAYTDPGVYREAALWAAQTFGLDPREVGAGMQAQWQERAFTWWHLRTQAQEDAFWQEYSLELADRLNLTHAQAAQLSDRYPYEAFMKPVPAARAVLTELRGRGLRLGVLSNTLPSIDRTLAFLGLHDLIDVAVATCTVGIHKPEPGAYRHALGALGLDAPEVLFIDDKQENVDAALALGMHAALIDLSGETPDALHDLGDVLGLVDRLGVASPAGVP
- a CDS encoding dipeptidase; amino-acid sequence: MTGRHLLIDGHLDLAMNALDGRDLTLPLDALRAADPVPDQTANVTLPELRDAQVRVCFGTLFALPRSPDTPGGYTDHAGARAQALAQLDEYHRLQDAGHLTLLTSAAGVTAHLDSPDAPLGVVLLMEGADPIRDAADLPFWVERGVRVIGPAWGRTRYAGGTDAPGPLTPAGVDLVTAMRDLNVTLDASHLDDHAFWDATQIGPRLIATHANSRAVVPGNRHLTDDMARAIAAADGVIGLVLLNRFIRPLPEGSLDRVPLTALADHARHYADLIGWDRVALGTDLDGGFGAEKTPAGIDRYAHVPRVLDELPAGVRQGVAWENWARWLTTHL
- a CDS encoding SH3 domain-containing C40 family peptidase translates to MSPTDVVLDARVHAFDPAMRVAEEALRGQLEGAGWRFVQPVAAVTGRSRLSLRAAPDADSAQVSEALPGELLELLWEDGTGWARVRTVHDGYLGWARADGLLPRGPSGNGELTVTALRAHAFAGPRISRPVLTELALGARLTRAFGEVVEEEHRRWVPVLLPDGQDAWVQEVALSARPDVDVAELALRFVETPYLWGGRSAWGLDCSGLTQLVYGAFGRALPRDADQQQAALTPVQTARRGDLVFFPGHVGLMLDDRTLVHANATHMRVTVETLGEGEYGTRLQADLSGFGRWTQ
- a CDS encoding dipeptide epimerase; its protein translation is MTSAHLTAPTLTWETLDLHTAQPFGIARWTHSTYPRTFVTLTHAGLTGQGEAAPNAFYGETRGTVEAVLPLLADALTDPWDWDGLHARLSARMPHDHPSVKCALEMAAVEWCAQAAGVPVWRLLGLSPAPLPESSYTVSIADTAAMREQARDAVARGHGVLKVKLGTDRDEAILEALREEAPHVALRVDANAAWTRTQARRMLGVLDAARVEFVEQPLAAGDLDGHAALRAVSTVPIVADESLHHVPDVIALARAFDGVNLKLAKLGGPLQALAAMRLARAHGLQVMMGCMIESSLGIAAAAHLAGACDWADLDGALLLADDPFTGLDWQAGHLTRPQESGWGVRRT